In a genomic window of Telopea speciosissima isolate NSW1024214 ecotype Mountain lineage chromosome 5, Tspe_v1, whole genome shotgun sequence:
- the LOC122663426 gene encoding ATP-dependent DNA helicase DDM1 isoform X1 — translation MEAENDTKSDKAADSPTSVLVEEEICKEEGRVEIEDGGSLTGAKNGDSFLISGTMAEEEGKLEEARVKQEDAEREKDNGRETVMDDTQFTKLDELLTQTQLYSEFLLEKMEDITLNGVKGQNEENADGKKRGRGAKRKAAVDHNNRKAKKAVAAMITRSQEGTAPEDANLTVEEKAEKEQAELVPLLTGGKLKSYQIKGVKWLISLWQNGLNGILADQMGLGKTIQTIAFLAHLKDKGLHGPYLIIAPLSTLSNWVNEVSRFVPSISAIIYHGDKKERQEIRNKYMPKVVGPEFPIIVTSYEVAMNDARKVLRHYSWKYLVVDEGHRLKNTKCKLLRELNLLPVENKLLLTGTPLQNSLVELWSLLHFILPDIFSSLEEFESWFDLSGKCNSEARQDELEEKRRLQVISKLHAILRPFLLRRMKLDVEKMLPRKKEIVLYATMTEHQKNIQDHLVNKTLGNYLQEKSNYMSGMKGKLNNLFLQLRKNCNHPDLLESVFDGSGTYPPVEQLVEQCGKFRLLDRLLSQLFARKHKVLIFSQWTKILDIMDYYFSEKGFEVCRIDGHVRLQERKRQIQEFNDINSNVRIFLLSTRAGGLGINLTAADTCILYDSDWNPQMDLQAMDRCHRIGQTRPVHVYRLATAQSVEGRILKRAFSKLKLEHVVIGKGQFQQERTKANTSEVLEEEGLLALLRDEEDAEDKLIQTDISDEDLHKVLDRSDLIANPSSDGKIAVDAIPLKGPGWEVITPTSSGGMLSELNS, via the exons ATGGAGGCTGAGAATGATACGAAGAGCGACAAAGCTGCTGATTCTCCAACTTCCGTTCTTGTAGAAGAG GAAATTTGTAAGGAGGAAGGCAGAGTTGAAATTGAGGACGGTGGAAGCTTGACTGGTGCGAAAAATGGAGACTCTTTTCTAATATCAGGAACAATGGCCGAGGAGGAAGGGAAACTAGAAGAAGCCCGAGTGAAGCAAGAGGATgctgaaagggaaaaggataATGGGAGGGAAACTGTCATGGATGATACCCAATTCACCAAATTGGACGAGCTCCTGACACAGACCCAGCTCTACTCAGAATTCCTCTTGGAAAAAATGGAGGATATCACATTG AATGGAGTAAAGGGTCAAAATGAAGAGAATGCTGATGGGAAGAAAAGAGGTCGTGGTGCAAAGAGGAAGGCTGCCGTTGACCACAACAAT AGGAAAGCCAAGAAAGCAGTTGCAGCCATGATAACGAGATCCCAGGAAGGAACAGCTCCTGAAGATGCAAACCTGACTGTGGAGGAGAAAGCTGAAAAAGAACAAGCTGAACTTGTGCCATTGTTGACTGGAGGGAAATTAAAGTCTTATCAAATCAAAGGTGTTAAGTGGTTGATTTCATTGTGGCAAAATGGGCTAAATGGGATCTTAGCAGATCAAATGGGGCTTGGCAAGACAATTCAAACTATTGCATTTCTTGCCCATTTGAAAGACAAGGGCTTGCACGGACCATACTTAATAATAGCTCCTCTTTCTACACTCTCAAATTGGGTAAATGAGGTTTCAAG GTTTGTTCCTTCAATAAGTGCAATTATTTACCATGGAGATAAGAAAGAAAGGCAGGAGATCAGAAACAAGTACATGCCCAAAGTAGTTGGTCCTGAATTTCCCATCATAGTGACCTCCTATGAGGTGGCAATGAATGATGCAAGAAAAGTTCTCAGGCACTACAGTTGGAAATATCTTGTGGTAGATGAG gGGCATCGGCTGAAGAATACAAAATGCAAATTACTGAGAGAATTGAATTTATTGCCGGTTGAAAATAAGCTCCTATTAACTGGAACCCCTCTCCAGAACAGTTTGGTGGAGCTTTGGTCATTGTTGCACTTCATTTTGCCCGATATTTTTTCATCCCTGGAAGAATTTGAGTCATG GTTTGATCTGTCAGGAAAGTGCAACAGTGAAGCCCGGCAGGATGagttggaggagaagagaaggctTCAA GTGATATCAAAACTTCATGCAATATTGAGACCTTTTCTCCTTCGAAGAATGAAATTGGATGTTGAGAAGATGCTTCCCCGGAAAAAAGAAATTGTTTTATACGCTACCATGACTGAGCACCAAAAGAACATTCAGGATCATTTGGTTAATAAGACATTGGGAAACTACTTACAGGAGAAATCAAATTACA TGTCTGGTATGAAAGGAAAGCTGAATAATTTGTTTCTTCAACTTCGGAAGAATTGCAACCATCCTGACCTCTTGGAATCAGTTTTTGATGGATCAG GCACATATCCGCCAGTTGAACAGTTGGTGGAGCAGTGTGGCAAATTCCGCTTGCTGGACAGACTACTGTCACAACTATTTGCTCGCAAGCACAAG GTTCTGATATTTTCACAGTGGACTAAGATATTGGACATAATGGATTATTATTTTAGTGAGAAGGGGTTTGAAGTTTGTAGGATAGATGGCCATGTGAGGCTGCAAGAAAGGAAAAGACAG ATTCAGGAGTTTAATGACATAAACAGCAATGTTAGAATATTTCTTCTCAGCACCAGGGCTGGTGGTCTGGGTATCAATCTCACTGCAGCTGATACCTGCATACTTTATGACAGTGATTGG AATCCTCAAATGGATTTGCAGGCAATGGATAGATGCCACAGGATTGGGCAGACTAGGCCTGTTCATGTTTACCGGCTTGCAACAGCCCAATCTGTAGAG GGTCGCATATTAAAGAGAGCTTTCAGTAAGCTGAAGCTTGAGCATGTTGTGATTGGAAAAGGTCAATTCCAGCAAGAAAGAACCAAAGCGAACACTTCGGAGGTCCTTGAG GAAGAGGGTTTGTTGGCTCTCCTtcgagatgaagaagatgctgAAGACAAGCTGATTCAGACAGATATCAGTGATGAAGATCTTCACAAAGTTTTGGACCGCAGTGATCTGATTGCTAACCCTTCTAGTGATGGTAAAATAGCAGTTGATGCTATTCCCCTTAAAGGTCCTGGTTGGGAGGTGATAACACCAACTTCAAGTGGAGGCATGTTGTCTGAACTGAATAGCTGA
- the LOC122663426 gene encoding ATP-dependent DNA helicase DDM1 isoform X2, producing MEAENDTKSDKAADSPTSVLVEEEICKEEGRVEIEDGGSLTGAKNGDSFLISGTMAEEEGKLEEARVKQEDAEREKDNGRETVMDDTQFTKLDELLTQTQLYSEFLLEKMEDITLNGVKGQNEENADGKKRGRGAKRKAAVDHNNRKAKKAVAAMITRSQEGTAPEDANLTVEEKAEKEQAELVPLLTGGKLKSYQIKGVKWLISLWQNGLNGILADQMGLGKTIQTIAFLAHLKDKGLHGPYLIIAPLSTLSNWVNEVSRFVPSISAIIYHGDKKERQEIRNKYMPKVVGPEFPIIVTSYEVAMNDARKVLRHYSWKYLVVDEGHRLKNTKCKLLRELNLLPVENKLLLTGTPLQNSLVELWSLLHFILPDIFSSLEEFESWFDLSGKCNSEARQDELEEKRRLQVISKLHAILRPFLLRRMKLDVEKMLPRKKEIVLYATMTEHQKNIQDHLVNKTLGNYLQEKSNYMSGMKGKLNNLFLQLRKNCNHPDLLESVFDGSGTYPPVEQLVEQCGKFRLLDRLLSQLFARKHKVLIFSQWTKILDIMDYYFSEKGFEVCRIDGHVRLQERKRQEEGLLALLRDEEDAEDKLIQTDISDEDLHKVLDRSDLIANPSSDGKIAVDAIPLKGPGWEVITPTSSGGMLSELNS from the exons ATGGAGGCTGAGAATGATACGAAGAGCGACAAAGCTGCTGATTCTCCAACTTCCGTTCTTGTAGAAGAG GAAATTTGTAAGGAGGAAGGCAGAGTTGAAATTGAGGACGGTGGAAGCTTGACTGGTGCGAAAAATGGAGACTCTTTTCTAATATCAGGAACAATGGCCGAGGAGGAAGGGAAACTAGAAGAAGCCCGAGTGAAGCAAGAGGATgctgaaagggaaaaggataATGGGAGGGAAACTGTCATGGATGATACCCAATTCACCAAATTGGACGAGCTCCTGACACAGACCCAGCTCTACTCAGAATTCCTCTTGGAAAAAATGGAGGATATCACATTG AATGGAGTAAAGGGTCAAAATGAAGAGAATGCTGATGGGAAGAAAAGAGGTCGTGGTGCAAAGAGGAAGGCTGCCGTTGACCACAACAAT AGGAAAGCCAAGAAAGCAGTTGCAGCCATGATAACGAGATCCCAGGAAGGAACAGCTCCTGAAGATGCAAACCTGACTGTGGAGGAGAAAGCTGAAAAAGAACAAGCTGAACTTGTGCCATTGTTGACTGGAGGGAAATTAAAGTCTTATCAAATCAAAGGTGTTAAGTGGTTGATTTCATTGTGGCAAAATGGGCTAAATGGGATCTTAGCAGATCAAATGGGGCTTGGCAAGACAATTCAAACTATTGCATTTCTTGCCCATTTGAAAGACAAGGGCTTGCACGGACCATACTTAATAATAGCTCCTCTTTCTACACTCTCAAATTGGGTAAATGAGGTTTCAAG GTTTGTTCCTTCAATAAGTGCAATTATTTACCATGGAGATAAGAAAGAAAGGCAGGAGATCAGAAACAAGTACATGCCCAAAGTAGTTGGTCCTGAATTTCCCATCATAGTGACCTCCTATGAGGTGGCAATGAATGATGCAAGAAAAGTTCTCAGGCACTACAGTTGGAAATATCTTGTGGTAGATGAG gGGCATCGGCTGAAGAATACAAAATGCAAATTACTGAGAGAATTGAATTTATTGCCGGTTGAAAATAAGCTCCTATTAACTGGAACCCCTCTCCAGAACAGTTTGGTGGAGCTTTGGTCATTGTTGCACTTCATTTTGCCCGATATTTTTTCATCCCTGGAAGAATTTGAGTCATG GTTTGATCTGTCAGGAAAGTGCAACAGTGAAGCCCGGCAGGATGagttggaggagaagagaaggctTCAA GTGATATCAAAACTTCATGCAATATTGAGACCTTTTCTCCTTCGAAGAATGAAATTGGATGTTGAGAAGATGCTTCCCCGGAAAAAAGAAATTGTTTTATACGCTACCATGACTGAGCACCAAAAGAACATTCAGGATCATTTGGTTAATAAGACATTGGGAAACTACTTACAGGAGAAATCAAATTACA TGTCTGGTATGAAAGGAAAGCTGAATAATTTGTTTCTTCAACTTCGGAAGAATTGCAACCATCCTGACCTCTTGGAATCAGTTTTTGATGGATCAG GCACATATCCGCCAGTTGAACAGTTGGTGGAGCAGTGTGGCAAATTCCGCTTGCTGGACAGACTACTGTCACAACTATTTGCTCGCAAGCACAAG GTTCTGATATTTTCACAGTGGACTAAGATATTGGACATAATGGATTATTATTTTAGTGAGAAGGGGTTTGAAGTTTGTAGGATAGATGGCCATGTGAGGCTGCAAGAAAGGAAAAGACAG GAAGAGGGTTTGTTGGCTCTCCTtcgagatgaagaagatgctgAAGACAAGCTGATTCAGACAGATATCAGTGATGAAGATCTTCACAAAGTTTTGGACCGCAGTGATCTGATTGCTAACCCTTCTAGTGATGGTAAAATAGCAGTTGATGCTATTCCCCTTAAAGGTCCTGGTTGGGAGGTGATAACACCAACTTCAAGTGGAGGCATGTTGTCTGAACTGAATAGCTGA